In Chitinophaga nivalis, a single genomic region encodes these proteins:
- a CDS encoding DinB family protein translates to MKEILSHYAAYNYWANQQLAGALLKLNEEQLDRELGGSFATLRQTVHHLWCTEQVWYQRLQLQEKTTDPLAGFTGTFATACQHWLEQSLLLQQWVQQATQVRLNHTIAFMRKKNEPHKMDVFQVVMHVNNHGTYHRGQLVHMLRQLGVTKIPNTDYHRFKPKK, encoded by the coding sequence ATGAAAGAAATTCTTTCGCATTATGCCGCTTATAATTACTGGGCCAACCAGCAACTGGCGGGGGCTTTGCTTAAACTGAATGAGGAACAGCTGGATCGTGAACTGGGAGGCAGTTTTGCGACTTTACGGCAAACGGTGCATCATCTCTGGTGTACAGAACAGGTGTGGTATCAGCGGTTGCAGTTGCAGGAAAAAACCACGGACCCATTGGCCGGTTTTACGGGTACTTTTGCAACAGCCTGTCAGCATTGGCTGGAGCAATCCTTGTTGCTGCAACAGTGGGTGCAACAGGCTACGCAGGTCAGACTGAATCATACCATTGCTTTTATGCGGAAGAAAAATGAACCACATAAGATGGATGTCTTTCAGGTAGTGATGCATGTCAATAACCACGGTACCTATCATCGCGGGCAGTTGGTACACATGCTCCGGCAATTGGGCGTGACCAAAATTCCCAACACCGACTACCATCGTTTTAAGCCAAAAAAATAA
- a CDS encoding serine hydrolase domain-containing protein, with product MHTLQYLSRCLFYNVPAIDDYRHFPAAPVCRHNSPVLHFAAAHDNSIGQQVQWTYRGQPQYGALQPLLQHTGTTACIVMQHQKILLETYLNGYDRHSINTSFSIAKSMTSALIGIALEAGHIHSIHDPVARYIPAFGSHGRDTVTIAHLLQMCSGLRYREGVMPWSDDALIYYGTHLKEQALKSRLAEPPGSTYHYNNYNLLLLGMILETTTGQSVARLFQDQIWQRIGAEADASWSMDSRQSGYCKMESGINALAMDFVRFGNLYLQQGQVGQQQVVPPAWIAASVSPPAFQADSRKYLSRLSPPLCKWTSSAKGYYKYLWWGYQTDTRNFDYFALGAKGQLLYISPRKQAVIVRFGKQWGKIDWWPDLLKQIADSLD from the coding sequence ATGCATACCTTACAATATCTCAGCAGGTGCCTGTTTTACAATGTCCCTGCCATTGATGATTACCGGCATTTCCCCGCTGCTCCTGTCTGCCGGCACAACAGCCCTGTGCTGCACTTTGCCGCAGCGCATGATAACAGCATCGGGCAACAGGTGCAATGGACCTACCGCGGACAACCACAATACGGCGCCCTGCAGCCGTTACTGCAACACACCGGCACCACTGCCTGCATTGTCATGCAACACCAGAAAATATTGCTGGAAACCTATCTGAATGGTTATGACCGGCATTCCATCAACACGTCTTTTTCCATTGCCAAATCCATGACTTCCGCCCTGATAGGCATCGCATTGGAAGCCGGACATATTCACAGCATTCATGATCCGGTAGCCCGCTATATTCCTGCCTTTGGCTCGCATGGCCGGGATACCGTCACCATCGCCCATCTGCTGCAGATGTGTTCGGGCCTGCGGTATCGCGAAGGCGTTATGCCCTGGTCGGATGATGCCCTGATTTATTATGGCACACACCTGAAAGAACAAGCCCTGAAATCCAGGCTAGCAGAGCCTCCCGGCAGTACTTATCATTACAACAACTATAATCTCCTGTTGCTGGGTATGATACTGGAAACCACCACCGGGCAATCTGTTGCCAGACTTTTCCAGGATCAGATCTGGCAACGTATCGGTGCAGAAGCGGATGCTTCCTGGAGTATGGATAGCCGCCAGTCTGGTTATTGCAAAATGGAAAGCGGCATTAATGCCCTGGCCATGGATTTTGTACGCTTCGGCAACCTCTATCTGCAACAGGGACAGGTAGGACAACAACAAGTGGTTCCACCAGCATGGATAGCTGCTTCTGTTAGTCCGCCGGCCTTTCAGGCAGATAGCCGGAAGTATCTTTCCCGGTTATCGCCACCGCTCTGTAAGTGGACCAGCAGTGCCAAAGGATACTACAAGTATCTGTGGTGGGGCTATCAAACGGATACCCGGAATTTTGATTATTTTGCATTGGGAGCCAAAGGACAACTGCTGTATATTTCCCCACGTAAACAGGCAGTCATCGTACGTTTCGGCAAGCAATGGGGAAAAATAGACTGGTGGCCCGATCTCCTGAAACAAATAGCAGACTCACTTGATTAA
- a CDS encoding GNAT family N-acetyltransferase, producing the protein MENITLRIARKEDCPRLLELIRELAAFENASAEVTVSLSHFETAGFGPNPVWKAFVATATSATGETIVGFALYYTRYSTWKGCRMYLEDILVTESWRGKGVGKLLFEQLFAEAREKQFTGITFQVLEWNKPAIAFYEKYASHFDPEWVNVRIELS; encoded by the coding sequence ATGGAAAATATAACGTTAAGGATTGCACGAAAAGAAGATTGTCCAAGATTACTGGAACTGATACGCGAACTGGCCGCCTTTGAAAATGCATCCGCAGAAGTAACCGTCAGCTTATCGCATTTTGAAACAGCCGGCTTCGGGCCTAACCCGGTATGGAAAGCATTTGTAGCCACCGCCACTTCCGCAACCGGAGAAACGATTGTAGGCTTTGCCTTATACTACACGCGTTATTCTACCTGGAAAGGTTGCAGGATGTACCTGGAAGATATTCTGGTAACAGAAAGCTGGAGAGGAAAAGGCGTTGGCAAATTATTGTTTGAGCAGCTGTTCGCAGAAGCCCGTGAAAAACAGTTTACCGGTATCACTTTCCAGGTGCTGGAATGGAATAAACCAGCCATTGCTTTCTACGAAAAATACGCCTCTCATTTCGATCCGGAATGGGTGAATGTACGGATCGAACTTTCTTGA